The Erythrobacter aurantius genome includes a window with the following:
- a CDS encoding M2 family metallopeptidase: MKFTHLSLKASAAALAMALAATSAPVLAEAHAETAEESATQFPLTPEGAKQFVEMVEKEYRAFAEPAARIEWINATYINHDSNTLAAQYGAELSVMSVNFANEAAKYAQVDGLDPEVERKLGMLRYAISLPAPSRDGAAEELAGITTSMGAQYGAGKGTLNGQPINGSDIEAEMGNLERTPEELAEMWASWHDNVGGPMLGEYQQYVSLANEGAKELGFDDLGAMWRSGYDMSPDEFAAETERMWQEVKPLYVALHTYVRRKLNEHYGDEVQPATGPIRADLLGNMWAQEWGNIYPLVAPEGAGDIGYDLTDLIVEKDLDAVEMTRVGEQFFSSLGFEPLPETFWERSQFVKPADREVVCHASAWNLDNVDDLRIKMCIKQNADDFITIHHELGHNYYQRAYNKQDFLYLTGANDGFHEAIGDMIALSITPEYLVQIDMLKPEQVPSADKDIGLLLRQAMDKVAFLPFGLLIDRYRWSLFDGSVAPEDYNKAWTDIRREYQGIVPPVERPADGFDPGAKYHVPGNVSYTRYFLARLLQFQFYKAACDQAGWEGPLHRCSFYGNEEVGKNLNAMLELGASVPWPDALEAFTGERQMNGTAMVEYFAPLMAWLEEQNKGQTAGW, encoded by the coding sequence ATGAAATTCACGCATCTTTCGCTCAAGGCTTCGGCTGCCGCGCTGGCCATGGCGCTGGCCGCGACGTCCGCGCCCGTGCTGGCCGAAGCACATGCCGAAACGGCCGAGGAAAGCGCCACGCAATTCCCGCTGACCCCGGAAGGCGCGAAGCAATTCGTCGAGATGGTAGAGAAGGAATACCGTGCCTTTGCCGAACCGGCGGCGCGGATCGAATGGATCAACGCGACCTACATCAATCACGATTCCAACACGCTCGCGGCGCAATATGGCGCGGAACTGAGCGTGATGAGCGTCAATTTCGCCAATGAAGCCGCCAAGTACGCGCAGGTGGACGGGCTCGATCCCGAAGTCGAGCGCAAGTTGGGAATGCTGCGCTATGCGATCTCGCTCCCCGCGCCGAGCCGCGACGGGGCAGCCGAGGAACTGGCCGGCATCACCACTTCGATGGGCGCGCAATATGGCGCGGGCAAGGGCACGCTGAACGGGCAGCCGATCAACGGTTCCGATATCGAGGCGGAGATGGGCAACCTTGAGAGGACGCCCGAAGAACTCGCCGAAATGTGGGCCAGCTGGCACGACAACGTCGGCGGTCCGATGCTGGGCGAATATCAGCAGTACGTCTCGCTCGCCAACGAAGGCGCGAAGGAGCTGGGCTTTGATGATCTCGGCGCGATGTGGCGTTCGGGATACGACATGAGCCCCGATGAATTCGCAGCCGAGACGGAGCGGATGTGGCAGGAAGTGAAGCCGCTATACGTCGCGCTCCACACCTATGTCCGTCGCAAGCTGAACGAACATTACGGCGATGAAGTGCAGCCCGCCACCGGCCCGATCCGTGCTGACCTGCTCGGCAATATGTGGGCGCAGGAATGGGGCAACATCTACCCGCTGGTCGCGCCCGAAGGGGCAGGGGACATCGGCTATGACCTGACTGACCTGATCGTCGAGAAAGACCTCGACGCTGTCGAAATGACCCGTGTGGGCGAACAGTTCTTCTCCTCGCTGGGTTTCGAGCCACTGCCGGAGACATTCTGGGAGCGCAGCCAGTTCGTGAAGCCGGCTGACCGCGAAGTGGTGTGCCATGCGTCCGCGTGGAACCTCGACAATGTCGATGATCTGCGGATCAAGATGTGCATCAAGCAGAACGCGGACGACTTCATCACCATCCACCACGAGCTTGGCCACAACTACTACCAGCGTGCCTATAACAAGCAGGACTTCCTCTATCTCACCGGCGCAAATGATGGCTTCCATGAGGCGATCGGCGACATGATCGCGCTGTCGATCACGCCGGAATATCTGGTGCAGATCGACATGCTCAAGCCCGAGCAGGTGCCGAGTGCCGACAAGGACATCGGCCTGCTGCTGCGTCAGGCGATGGACAAGGTTGCGTTCCTGCCGTTCGGCCTGCTGATCGACCGTTACCGCTGGAGCCTGTTCGACGGCAGCGTCGCGCCGGAAGATTACAACAAGGCATGGACCGATATCCGCCGCGAGTATCAGGGCATTGTTCCCCCGGTGGAGCGGCCCGCAGACGGCTTTGATCCGGGCGCGAAGTATCACGTGCCGGGTAATGTCAGCTACACCCGCTATTTCCTTGCGCGGCTGTTGCAGTTCCAGTTCTACAAGGCAGCATGCGATCAGGCCGGTTGGGAAGGGCCGCTGCACCGCTGCTCGTTCTACGGCAACGAGGAAGTGGGCAAGAACCTCAACGCCATGCTCGAACTCGGCGCCAGCGTGCCGTGGCCTGACGCGCTCGAGGCCTTCACCGGCGAACGCCAGATGAACGGCACGGCGATGGTGGAGTATTTCGCTCCGCTGATGGCTTGGCTGGAAGAGCAGAACAAGGGCCAGACCGCCGGATGGTAA
- a CDS encoding alpha/beta fold hydrolase, whose protein sequence is MPQTFESFDGTRLAVHRAGEGRPVVLLHGLFSSAFMNWIKWGHHTRLADAGFEAIMLDFRVHGDSEAPHDPAAYPNGVLVRDAAALVEHLGLEAGEFDLVGFSLGARTAIHAVGHGILEPRRLAICGMGVAGLAEWERRAAHFKRVIDEFDTIKPGDPAYVARTFLKSQGVDRVAARLLLDAMDDFDLARLANITMPTGVICGDQDQDNGSAEELAAILPDATYFEVPGNHLNSVTKPDLGEAIVRFLSA, encoded by the coding sequence ATGCCTCAAACGTTCGAAAGTTTCGACGGCACCCGGCTTGCCGTGCACCGTGCGGGTGAGGGGCGTCCGGTGGTCCTCCTGCACGGGCTGTTTTCCAGCGCCTTCATGAACTGGATCAAGTGGGGTCATCACACGCGCCTTGCCGATGCCGGGTTCGAAGCGATCATGCTCGATTTTCGCGTTCACGGCGACAGCGAGGCGCCGCATGATCCTGCCGCCTATCCCAACGGAGTGCTGGTGCGCGACGCGGCGGCGCTGGTGGAGCATCTGGGCCTTGAGGCGGGCGAGTTCGATCTGGTCGGCTTCTCTCTGGGGGCTCGCACGGCGATCCACGCAGTCGGGCACGGCATTCTGGAGCCCCGCCGCCTCGCGATCTGCGGCATGGGCGTGGCAGGCCTCGCCGAATGGGAACGCCGCGCCGCGCATTTCAAGCGGGTGATCGACGAATTCGACACGATCAAGCCGGGCGATCCCGCCTATGTCGCGCGCACCTTCCTCAAATCGCAGGGGGTGGACCGGGTGGCAGCGCGGTTGCTGCTGGATGCGATGGACGATTTCGACCTCGCCCGCCTCGCCAACATCACCATGCCCACTGGCGTGATTTGCGGGGACCAGGATCAGGACAACGGCTCTGCCGAAGAACTCGCAGCGATATTGCCCGATGCGACCTATTTCGAGGTTCCCGGCAATCACCTCAACAGCGTTACCAAGCCCGATCTGGGCGAAGCGATCGTACGCTTTCTGAGTGCTTGA
- a CDS encoding 2-hydroxychromene-2-carboxylate isomerase, giving the protein MTIRADLFFSFRSPYSYLAVGRYRALTQEYDLDITLRTVLPIAIRDPGILFTGNPNVGRYIFIDSARSAQMLGIPYRWPRPDPVVQNLATREIAAEQPHIHRLCRMGQAATRRGKGLAFADEVSKVIWSGTVDDWHEGDHLAQATARAGLDFAELEAEAASDAEALDAEIAENQNALEAAGHWGVPTLVLDGEPFFGQDRIEMAKWRMEQKGLQKR; this is encoded by the coding sequence ATGACAATTCGCGCCGACCTGTTCTTCAGCTTTCGCTCGCCCTATTCCTACCTCGCCGTGGGCCGGTATCGCGCCCTGACGCAGGAATATGATCTCGACATCACGCTCCGCACGGTGCTGCCGATCGCGATCCGCGATCCGGGGATTCTGTTCACCGGCAATCCCAACGTCGGGCGGTACATCTTCATCGACTCGGCTCGCAGCGCGCAGATGCTGGGCATTCCCTATCGCTGGCCGCGCCCCGATCCGGTGGTGCAGAACCTTGCCACGCGCGAGATCGCGGCAGAGCAGCCGCATATCCATCGGCTGTGCCGCATGGGTCAGGCGGCGACGCGCCGGGGCAAGGGGCTGGCCTTTGCCGATGAGGTGTCGAAAGTGATCTGGTCAGGCACGGTCGATGACTGGCACGAAGGCGATCATCTGGCGCAGGCAACGGCGCGTGCAGGCCTCGATTTCGCCGAGCTTGAGGCGGAAGCTGCGAGCGATGCCGAGGCGCTCGACGCAGAAATCGCCGAAAACCAGAATGCACTCGAAGCCGCAGGCCATTGGGGCGTGCCGACGCTGGTGCTGGATGGCGAGCCGTTCTTCGGACAGGACCGCATCGAAATGGCGAAATGGCGGATGGAGCAGAAAGGGCTTCAGAAGCGGTGA
- a CDS encoding MarR family winged helix-turn-helix transcriptional regulator: MPTRLLYRMADNSHQLRLLFNERVRGLGLTAAQARLLLSLQRNPGKNQVFYAERLEIEPITLTRIADRMEESGWIERRADPSDRRARILHLTAKSRGIVTQLQAIIDGISEATLKGLTPMERETLSGLLERIETNLDNAREPEILHG; this comes from the coding sequence ATGCCGACCAGACTGCTCTATCGCATGGCTGACAATTCGCACCAGTTGCGTCTGCTCTTCAATGAGCGCGTCCGGGGGCTTGGGCTGACAGCGGCGCAGGCGCGCCTTTTGCTCTCGCTCCAGCGTAATCCGGGAAAGAATCAGGTCTTTTATGCGGAGCGGCTGGAAATCGAACCGATCACGCTGACCCGGATAGCCGATCGAATGGAGGAATCCGGCTGGATCGAACGCCGGGCGGATCCTTCGGATCGACGGGCACGCATCCTGCACCTCACCGCGAAAAGCCGGGGCATCGTCACACAGCTTCAGGCGATCATCGACGGAATTTCCGAAGCCACATTGAAAGGCCTGACACCGATGGAGCGGGAAACCCTTTCGGGATTGCTGGAACGGATCGAAACAAACCTGGACAACGCACGCGAACCGGAGATTCTCCATGGCTGA